A stretch of the Thiomicrospira pelophila DSM 1534 genome encodes the following:
- a CDS encoding SulP family inorganic anion transporter produces MIAKETQQEAPKQDKVCANDSCAAFQKQYLIRDVQAGVITAAMAIPLSIGIALMSDYPIQVGLATVAFASFIGWMFAWFKPGNFIGAPGIAAGLAPILAMGVATFGIQNMAFIIFLTATFQAIIWKYNWQRYILMAVPTYLVEGLLAGIGLKIVLAFIVFTYELPAGVSSSSDFLSSDRVTVIFLSIIGALLFFVLFKRYKDTKPALPYFALIIFGILLALFLPVSMLNVEDAELSLALPVPTFDTWSLWIYAIGFAVMLSVIDVIEQVMSNAAIEKIDPLKRKCNSNNSLLSIWVSNMGSSFFGGMTNLDGLAKSSTNKLAGAYTKFSVLIIGILITFFVINIQYLEYLPKFALGIIMVFVGLKMILGLLHVVKHGPYALLLATVCGLLVYQVGIFEGLLIALAIHAVISYVIFTKIENMSANTIVSTYFSKFKDEDGLN; encoded by the coding sequence ATGATAGCTAAAGAAACTCAACAAGAAGCGCCTAAACAAGACAAAGTTTGTGCAAATGATAGCTGTGCAGCGTTTCAAAAACAATATTTGATTCGAGATGTTCAGGCTGGCGTTATTACAGCCGCAATGGCTATTCCTTTGTCGATTGGTATTGCATTAATGTCGGATTATCCAATCCAAGTGGGTTTGGCAACTGTCGCGTTTGCTTCTTTTATTGGTTGGATGTTTGCCTGGTTTAAACCAGGTAATTTTATTGGTGCTCCTGGAATTGCAGCAGGCTTAGCTCCAATATTAGCGATGGGTGTGGCTACTTTTGGTATCCAGAATATGGCTTTTATTATATTCCTGACGGCTACATTTCAAGCTATTATTTGGAAATACAATTGGCAGCGATATATTTTAATGGCTGTTCCAACATATTTAGTTGAGGGTTTACTTGCGGGTATTGGCTTGAAAATAGTACTTGCATTTATTGTTTTTACTTATGAATTACCTGCGGGTGTGAGTTCGTCGAGTGATTTTCTATCTTCAGATCGTGTTACGGTTATTTTCTTGTCAATAATTGGTGCATTATTATTTTTCGTGCTATTCAAACGTTATAAGGATACTAAACCAGCACTGCCATACTTTGCGCTGATTATTTTCGGTATATTACTAGCCTTGTTTTTACCTGTTTCAATGCTAAATGTTGAGGATGCTGAGCTTAGTCTAGCTTTACCTGTGCCTACTTTTGATACCTGGTCTCTATGGATTTATGCTATAGGTTTTGCAGTTATGTTGTCTGTGATTGATGTGATCGAACAGGTAATGAGTAACGCGGCAATTGAAAAGATTGATCCACTAAAGCGCAAGTGCAACAGTAATAACAGTTTATTATCCATCTGGGTATCAAACATGGGCTCTAGTTTTTTTGGCGGCATGACGAATCTGGATGGTTTGGCTAAGAGTTCAACTAACAAGCTTGCTGGCGCATACACTAAATTTTCTGTATTGATTATTGGAATATTAATTACATTCTTTGTAATCAATATTCAATACCTTGAGTATCTTCCAAAATTTGCCTTAGGAATAATAATGGTATTTGTTGGATTAAAGATGATTTTAGGGCTTTTGCACGTTGTAAAACATGGACCGTATGCACTGTTGCTGGCAACAGTTTGTGGTCTATTAGTTTATCAGGTGGGGATCTTTGAAGGCTTATTGATAGCTTTAGCAATACATGCGGTTATAAGTTATGTGATCTTCACTAAAATTGAGAATATGTCGGCAAATACGATTGTGAGTACTTACTTTAGTAAGTTTAAAGATGAGGATGGCTTAAACTAA